Genomic DNA from Candidatus Paceibacterota bacterium:
ATCATTAGCAATGCCGGATTTCTGCCCGCCTAAAGCAAAAGCTGCTCGCACCATTACTGGAAAACCAATTCTTCCCGCAATGTTTTTTGCCTCCTTGAGATTTACGGCAGTACCAGAAGGCGGAACAGGAATATTCATATTTCTCAAATGTTTCGCGAATTTTTCTCTGTCTTCTGTCAGCTCAATAGATGAAGTCGGCGTACCTAAAACTCTTACTTTGTATTTTTCAAAAACACCCTTTTTCTCCAAAGCTAATCCGCAGTTGAGTGCTGTCTGTCCGCCGAAGGAAAGCATAATTCCATCAGGCCGTTCTTTTTCAATCACTTTCTCCACGAAATAATCATCAACCGGCAAAAAATAAACTTCATCTGCTAAAGTTTTAGAAGTTTGGAAGGTGGCAATATTCGGATTGACTAAAATAACCTTGATTTTTTCTTCTTTCAGAGCCTTAATTGCCTGACTACCAGAATAATCAAATTCACCCGCTTCGCCTATTTTTAGCGCGCCGCTTCCGAGCACCAATACTTTTTTCATTAATTTTACTTTTTTGTTTTTCATTAATTTTACTTTGCTATTTTTTATGATTTTTTATTTTTGATTTTATGACTCCAGCTTTTTCTAAAAAGAAATCAAATATCCAATCAGTATCAAGCGGTCCGGGAGAACTCTCTGGATGAAATTGCACAGACATAAAAGGCAAACTCTCGTGAATAATCCCTTCATTGGTGTTGTCATTAGCATTATAAAACCATTCCTTGAATCCTTTGGGAATTTTTTTAACTGCAAAACCATGATTTTGGGTCGTTAAATAACACTTATTTGTTCCCTGTTCCACCACAGGTTGATTTTGACTACGATGGCCGAATTTCATCTTGTAGGTAGTTCCGCCCAAAGCCAGCGTCAAAATCTGATTTCCTAAACAAATACCAAATGTAGGGATTTTTTGAGCAATAATTTTTTTGACATTGTTTATAGTAGTTTTTACTTTTTTAGGGTCTCCAGGACCGTTAGAAATAATTACCGCATCCAAGGGAAATTTCAGTTTCGTAATATCAGTATCCCAAGGAACAACCACCACTTTAAATTTGCGCGCTATCAGTCTTCTAATAATATTTTGTTTTTGTCCGCAATCTATCAGTACAATAGTTTTTTCTCCGGTGCCAAACGATAAAATTTCTTTTGTACTAACTTCAGAAACTAAATTATTTAAATTGGTATCATTAAAAGAAATATCTTTTCCTGCTAGAACTATCTTTCCCAAGGAAACCCCTTCATCTCGTAATTTTTGCGTCAACTTTCTCGTGTCTTTAATTTCAATTAACGGAACTCCTTCTTTTTTAAACCATTCTCCTAATGTCATTCGCATTGCGTGATGCGATGGAGTATCTATATAATTACAGACAACCAAACCAGAAACTTGAATTTTTTCCGATTCCCAAAATCCTTTTTTAGGAACACCATAATTTCCGATAATTGGATATGTCAAAACCAAAATTTGCCCCTTAAACGAGGGGTCGGTCAGCGCTTCTGGATACCCCACCATACCTGTAGCAAAAACAACCTCTCCAGAAATGGATTCGTCTCCTCCAAAACTTTCACCAATAAATTCGGAGCCGTCTTTAAATATTAATTTTGCAGTTTTACTGTTTTTATTTGGCATAAATTTTACCTTTTATTATTGTCATCGCCACACTGCCTGGAAAAGTAATTCCTTCAAAAGGCGACCACCCGCATTTTGTTTTCAATTTATCTTTAGTAATGGTAATTTGTTTATTTAAATTGAGAATTGTCAGCGACCCCACATACCCCTTTTCTATTTTTCCGTATTTATCTGAAATAAAATTATTTATAAAATTCGCAGGATTATAACTGCAAACTCTTTCAATCTCTTTTGCTGTGAAATTATGTTCTTGCATCAACCAAGCAGTAAACGGGCCATAAGTATCCAAGTGCGTTAGCCCAGAAATTCCTTTTCCTTTTTCCTCTATAGTATGAGGGGCATGATCAGTCGCCAAATAATCTATGTCGCCGTTTTTCAAAAATGCTATGAGCCCTAGGCGATTTTCTTTGCTTTGGCGAATCGGTGGATTAACCTGCAACATATTTGTTTCGTCCCTGTCCGCCAAAGCTTTAGCGTCGGCGGAAAAATACAAATGATGCGGAGTGACTTCTACTGTCACATTTATTCCACGTTTTTTTGCATCTATAATTTTATTTATTCCGAGAACTGTAGAACAGTGGCAAATTTTTCCTACAAGATTATATTTCTCAATGAGTTTTAAAGCAAAATCTACGGCAGAAATCTCAGCTTCAGGCGGACGTTTTGCTTCGTGGGTATTTTTATTTGCATTTTCTTCTAGAATTTTTGGGTCTTCGCAATGAAAACTCACACATTGATTTTCGTATTTTTCCAATGCTTTTTCCAATTCTTCATTTGAAGTAAAAAACAAATCTCCCACTGACGGACCCATAAAAGCTTTGTAAGGAACTTTTTTAGCCTCGCCTGTATGGCTATGGCCGAGGGAAAGAGGTTTTGTATTAGGACCAATACCGGCATAAAGCACCACAGTGATGGAAGATTTTTTCGCTAAATTATTCTTCTTTTCAAAACTATCGTCATCTACTGGTGGCACTGGATTATTTGGCATCTCTCCTATCGCTACTACTCCGCCATTTATGGCGGCCTCTCCCGCAGTAACAAAATCTTCTTTATAATCTTGTTTATGGCTCGCATCTTCCCGTGCATGCACATGCAGATCTATGAAACCAGGGAAAATAATTTCATCTTTTAAAACAACGTCGGCTATTCCCGAAGGTTCTGTGATGTTTGAAATTAATCCAGTTTGAGTGTCTATTTCGATACGTTTTTTTTCTCCAATATTTGCGATAATTCCTTCGACGCTAAGCATAAATTTTGGACAAAAAAATAACCCCTACTGGGGCTTTTATAATAGAAACAGAAATATTATGGACGTCGTTCGGAAAAATATTTGATTTGCTTTCTAGTTGATACATTAGAGGAGATAGTAGCATTTCTGAGAACATATGCAAGCCTAGCCAAAAGTGGAAAACTTTTTAGAAAACTTTGTATTTCCTGATCTCATCTCGGAGTTTTTGCGCTTCAATTTTTGGATTTTTAGAAAACATAATGCCTCGAGAAGAATTTATGATAAGCCCCAAGCCTTTGCTATTTAATCCAGCTTTCAAGGTAGCTTTTAAGTCTCCGCCTTGAGCTCCAATACCAGGTACCAAGAATGTCATATCGCCAGCAATTTCGCGAATCTTTTTCATTTCTTTAGGATAAGTTGCACCAACGACAAGCATGCAATTTTTGTTTTTATTCCATTCATTTGATACTTTCTCTGCCACAACCTGCCAAAGTGGCCGACCTGCCAGGTTGACCATTTTATCTTTAACTTCTAGGTCTTGAAAATCTCTTGCTCCAGGATTTGAAGTGCGACAAAGTAAAATCACTCCTTTATCTTTTCTATCCAAAATTGGTTTTACGGCTTCATATCCTAAATATGGGTACACAGTAAAAGCATCAAAGCCAAGCCAATCGAAAATAGATTGCACATATCCATTATTTGTATTCCCAATATCCCCTCTTTTGGCATCTAATATCGTAAAAATGTCCGGATGATTTTTAATCAAATAATCCATTGTCATTTTTAATTCTCTTATTCCTTTATCTCCCCGAGCTTCATAAAAGGCGCTATTGGGCTTATAAGCAGCCGCATATTCGTGCGTTTCTTCTATAATCCATTTATTAAATTCAAATTGCGGGAATTTATTTTTCAAAAATCTTTTTGGAATTTTTGCAAAATCCGTGTCCAACCCGACACACAAAAGTGAATCTATCTTTTTAGCTCTTTTATTGTATTTATCGATAATCATTATATTGCTTGTTATCACTTTTACACGGTCGTCAATTTTGATAATATTATTTTTTGGATTCTAAAAATTTCTTACCATGCCCGACTTTTGTATTTATTGGAACTCCGGCCTTGCAAAATGGGCAATCTTTCTCGTCATAAGTTTTTGCTGGGATTTCGCACAGCCATAAAAAAGGAATGCCTAAGGTTTTACTATTTATTTTTTCTGGAATTCTGTTTGCGATAACTCCCATCGCAACAATATTTCCTCCAAAGTTTCGAACAACTTCCAACATTTTATTTACAGAAAAACCAGTAGCGACAGTATCATCAATAATTAAAACTTTTTTATTTTTAATTAAATTATCATAACCTCTCTTAAATACCATTGGTCCTTCGTCAGTTTTTTCTGCATATGCGCTCAAAATTTCTTTCCCTTTTAAATTAGATAAATGATAAGCAACCAAATGGCCTAAAATTACTCCGCCTGCCACGGGAGCAGCCACTACCTCCACATCCAAATCTTTGCACATTTCGGCTAGTCTTTTTGTTATCTCAAATGTTTCCTTCGGGTGAGGTAGTAAATTATCTTTATTCACATATATTTCCATATGTCTGCCAGAAGTACCGACAAGATGACTATCTGTAATTACGGCTCCGACGCTTTTTAAAATATCAATTGTATCTTGCATATTTTTTATTCTAACCCTCCTTCGCTAAAAAAGCTACGGGCGGGCAAGCCTTTCTTTTATCTCTTGCGCAAGATATGGGTTCCACATTGCGCCCGTCGCCGACATCACGATATCCGCGCCCGCTTTTTGATATTCAAAAAAATCATCCGGAGTGGTCACCCCGCCGACGCCGATAATAGTAAATTTATATCTCATCTTTTCTCGCAACTTTTTTAACCTTTTAACCATATCCAACCCAGCCCATTTAATGGCGTGACCACAAACTCCGCTTCTTAGCCTTCCTTCTCCAGGAAGCGCTTGCTCCCCTTTTTCATTCACAATTTCTGCTGGAATGGTGTTTATGGCAGAAATACCATCCACCATGCCCCCAACCTCCTGCACTAAATTTCTTAAAGCTTCTTCGTCTTCAAAATAAGCAATTTTAATAATTAAAGGAATTTCTGCGATAACTTCTTTTATAGCCTCGACTACTTTTACGCTTCGCTCTGTATCGTAACAAAGCAAATTGTTCGAGCCTTCATTTGGACAACTTAAATTTACCTCCATCACTTTCACCCCGACATCTTTAAGAAGTTTAGCTGTGATCCGATAATCATTTATATATTCTTCAGCATTCTGCCCTGCCTTTTTTGTTCCTTGAAAACTGCCCACAACAATCTGGCCAGGTTTTATATTATTTAATAAATTTTTCAAATCTTTTTGCCAACATTCTGGATCATATGAAGGTACACCAAAAGAGTTTGTAATAGAGAGAGGCTCATTATAATTTTTATCTGCCACTAATTTATCTTGTGCTTTTTCTAAAGTTAAATCCCCATCTATTTTTATAGACACAACATTCGGCCAAGAATGACAGGGATATTTCTCACTGCGGACCGTTTTATAAGTGACAATGTCAAAACCTTTATCTAAAGCCGCTTGCGCAAACTTTCCATTTAAAAGCGGTCCGGCAGGAATTCCAAAAGGTGAATTTACTTTAAAACCCAGAAAGTCATATTTGGGCTCGCCTTTATTTTCAACAATTTTTCCATCAGCAAAGGCTCCAAAGGGTCCTTTTTCATAGTTTTCTTCGTAAGATTTTTCAGGGTCGTAGAATGGGGTAAGAAGCATATCTTGATTCTAATATAAAACAAGTGTATTATCAAAGGATGTTAATCCCTACCGTTATAGAAAAATCACAATTTGGAGAAAGGGCTTATGATATATATTCTCGTCTTTTACGCGAAAGAATTGTTTTTTTGGCAGGGCCAATTGATGACAATGTGGCAAATATTGTGATTGCTCAGCTCCTATTTCTCGAATCCGAAGACGCCAAAAAAGATATTTTCCTTTACATAAACTCTCCAGGTGGATCAGTCACTTCCACCATGGCTATCGTGGACACGATGAATCATGTACGTCCGGATATTTCCACTTTTTGTGTCGGACTCGCCGCTTCGGGCGCAGCCATAGTTCTATCAGCGGGGAAAAAAGGCAAGCGTTTTATTTTACCGAATGCCGAAGTCATGATTCATCAGCCGATGGGCGGAGTGGAAGGCCAAGCGACAGACATAGCTATCACCGCCAAACACATTTTGAAGACAAGAGACAATCTAAATAAACTTTTGGCAAAAAATACCGGAAAGTCTCTCGCTCAAATAGAAAAAGACGTGGAACGCGATTTCTTTATGGATGCCGATGAAGCCAAAAAATACGGCATCATTGACGAGATAATCACAAAATCAAAAATTCAAGAGAAAAATCCAGAGAAAAGTTCAGAGAAAAAATCTTAAATTATTTTGAGCATTCCTCCAATGTTTCCAGCCATAATATATTCGGCAACTTTGTTTTCCACTATCTCCTCCATGGCGCGCTTGATCGGGCGGGCGCCAAATTCTGGATCAAAACCAGCGCTTGATATTTTCTCTATTAAAGCATCAGTGATTTCTAATCGTATTTTTTTATCTGCAAAAAGCCTCTCAGAAAATTCATTCAAGAGCAAGGTTGTTATTTTTCTAACTTGGCTCTGATCCAATGGTTTGAAAAGCACTACGTCATTAAATCGATTTAAAAACTCAGGGGCAAATATCCCTTTTTGAATTAAGCTATTTATTAACGTCTTTTTTTCAATTTGTGGATTAGCGATGATGTCAACACTCCCAGCATTAGAAGTCGCGATTATTATCGCTTCCTTGAAAGAAGCCTCTCTTCCGGAACTGCGAGTTAAGCGTCCTTCATCCAAAACTTGCAAAAGCAGATTGCGAATCAAGACATTTGATTTCTCCAACTCGTCAAAAAATACCAAGGAAAGCGGAGCTTCTTCTATAGCGCTCGCAAGCCTTTCGGTAAAAGGCGTCACAGAATCAGCTAGAGAAAATTCACTCATATCAAAACGAATCATGGCATTCTTTCTTCCAAAATAACTTTCGGCTAAAATCTTGGCTGTATAAGTTTTTCCTACGCCAGTCGGACCTAAAAACAAAAAACTTCCAGCAGGCTTGGAATGGTCCGCGATACCCGTGCGCAAGCGCTTTAAGGCCTCGGTCACATCTTTCACCGCCTCATCCTGCCCCACTATCTTCGCTCGCATTTGTGTTTGCAAGTTCGACAATATCTCAATCTCGTTCCCACTCATGTCTCCTATCGGAATATTTGTTTTGTCAGACACTATTTGTCTTACGTCGGAAATAGCTATCTTTTTAGGAAGTGCTTGAAGCTCCTCCAGAATAGAAAGGGATTTAGTCGGCTCAGCCTGATTGCCGATCAATCGTTCTGCCAAACGAACTATCTCGAATAATGCGTCTTGTTCTATAGAGATCTTTAATTGCCTCGCGTGACTCATGAGGATGGCGACGGTCTCCTCTTTGTTTGGTTCTAAAACATCCACTTTTTCAAATCTCGAAAGAAATTCCGGATATTTTTTTAATACCTGATCATAATTTGAGAAATCTGTCGTCGTGATGATTCCCAAAGATGAAGATTGCAAATAAGGCATCAACCGTTCAAATAAATTTTCATAGGCGTGAATATTCTCAATAACGATTATGACATTGCCCGCTCTCGCCGCTTCTTCTAAACATTTATCAAAATCTTGCAAACTAATTCCTTCCGCTTGCAATTCCACTACTCGGTGATGAAGAATACCAGGAAAAGAAAGTCCTGATTTTCCTAAATGCCCTAAATATGAAATCAAGGTAGACTTGCCTACCCCGGGATCTCCCACCAACAGAACATTGTGGCTATTGCTTTTAGAAAGTCCGCGTTCAACCATTCGAAGTGTTTTTTCTCTGCCATAAATACCTTGAGAAGGAGACACCGCTACATCTCGGCTGTGCTTGCTGAGAGTATAAGTCTCTCCATAAGAAAGCGAGGAACCAAAACTGTCTAAATTTTGCAAATATTCTTTGCTAATTTTTATTGGTAAAAGAAAAAAAATAGGAAAGGTTAAAATTACAACAAAAGTAAAAATTAATCCGATAATTATTAAAATTACCCGAGCTACAAAACCTAAAATTCTAGAAAAAATATAAAAAACAAATTTCTCAAGTATTCCTGCATGGTCGCCCGCATCTTTATCCATTTTCCATGGAGAAAAGAGTGTGTTAAAAAGAAGCGGAATCGAAAAAGCATTAAAAGCATATATCACAAGATTTTTCCAAGACTGGATTCCAGATTGCATCCTAACATTCTAACACAAATGGATCACGTTAGAGATAGAGGGTCGCTGCGATCCCTCGCGATCTCTAACGTGATGGACAAAATATGGACAGTCTGTTATACTTAATGTGTTGAATTTTAAAAATTTATTTTGTTTAATTTATAGTTGGTTCACAAGAATATCCATATATTATGAAGTTTTTAAAGAAAAAATTCCCACGCTCAAGCGGGGCAAGGCAGATTCTTATTAAGGTTTTTTCCAGTTTTCCAGCAAGAAACTAAAACCAAAAATATAATGGTTTTTTCTTGTAAGCTCGCTCAAAGCTTATGAGTACAACAATAATAATTCTAATAGGAGCCCTGATACTCCTGTTGGGTGTGGGCGTGGGATACTATCTTCGTCTAATCATCGCCTTAGGAAAAAGAAGGTCTATTGAAATAGATATAAAACAGATGATGGTCGGCGCAAAAGAAGAAGCGCAGAAAATCACCGAAGAAGCAAAAAAGAAGTCTGAGGAACAACTGGCATATCTGAAAGAAGAAGAAAAAAAGAAAGAAATTGAATTTAAAGAGACAGAAAAAAGACTCATCAAAAAAGACGAGTTTTTGGATGCGCGACAAGTCGAGGTAAATAAAGAAGTGGAAAATATCAAAGTGAAGGTGGAAGAAATAAAAAAAATTCAAGAAAAAGTATTGAAAATAGAAGCAGAAAAAATAGTAGAACTGGAAAGAGTGGCAAAATTAACCGAAATTGAGGCTAAAGATGAACTTTTAAAAGATGTTGAAAAAAAATATGAAGAAGATATTTTAGTTAGAATCCAAAAACTAGAGAATAGTAATGAGGAAAAGTTGGACCGAAGAGCCAAAGACATCTTGGCAACTTCTATCCAGCGCCTGTCTTCTAGTACTGCCTCTGAATTGATGACAACCGTAGTTACCATTCCAAACAACGAAATCAAGGGTAAAATAATCGGAAAAGAGGGTAGGAATATACGGGCATTTGAAAGAGCCTCCGGAGTTGAGCTTATTGTAGACGATACGCCTGGCTCAATAGTCATTTCTTCATTTGATCCAATCAGAAGACAAGTCGCCCGACTTGCTTTAGAAAATCTGATACTAGATGGACGCATTCAACCGGCTAAAATCGAAGAATTGGTAGAAAAGGCAAAAGAAGAAATAAATAAAATCATAAAAGAAAAAGGAGAACAGGCGGTTTATGAATGCGGTATATTTAATTTTGATCCACGCATCATCGCAATTATTGGCCGACTATATTTCCGTACAAGTTACGGACAAAACGTTCTTCAGCACTCTATCGAAATGGCACATATCGCTGGAATGCTCGCAGAAGAATTGGGAGCAGATGTAGCCATCGCCAAAGCCGGAGCCTTGGTGCACGACATCGGTAAAGCCTTGGATCACGAAGTACAAGGAACGCATGTCGAAATAGGTATGCGTATTTTGCAAAAATTCGGAGCAGATGAACGCATTATTACTGCGATGAAAAGTCATCACGAAGATTATCCTTATGAAACTATTGAATCCATCATTGTGCAAACAGCAGACTCTATCTCTGGCGGACGTCCCGGCGCGCGCCGTGATTCAGTGGAAAATTATCTAAAGAGACTTCAAGAACTAGAAGCATTAGTAAATGCTTTTCCAGCGGTTGAAAAATCATATGCTTTGCAAGCTGGACGAGAAATCCGCATCTTTGTAACACCGGAAAAGATTTCTGATGCTGAAGCAAAACTTATGGCACGAGATATTGCTATAAAAATAGAACAAGAACTCAAATATCCGGGAGAAATCAAAGTCACAATGATTCGCGAAACACGAATTATTGAGTACGCTCGCTAAAAATTCTTAGAAATATAACTTTTGAAGGGGTTTCGAGCGCGACGGCGCGAGAACTTCAGGATTTTTTTCACCAGAAAAAAATCCGTACCGAAAAAAGTTTATATTTTAAGAATTTTGTGAAACAACATAAATACTTGCCTAAAAAAACCCTTGATATATAATGTAGGGGTATTAAAAATATAGGTTAAATGGCCCTCCAAAGGCGGGCAAGGTCGAAATATTACAAATATCATCTTAAAAAATATATGAATAAACAAGCATTAGCTGAATTAGTACATGGAAAGCTTGGCGGTACAAAAGTACAAGCTGAGGAAATAGTTGATTCAATATTTGATGCTATCATCGGAACCTTAAAAAAGGGAGGTGAAGTTTCAATTGCTGGCTTTGGAATCTTTTCCGTAAAGTCACGCGCAGCCCGCATGGCTCGCAATCCAAAAACTGGAGAGCAAGTAAAAGTGGCTGCAAAGAAAGTTCCAAAATTCCGACCCGCAAAAGGTTTGAAAGATACTATTGCCTAAATTCCTGCCCGCCTCCGGCGGGTTCTCTCGAGAGAACTGGAAACAAAAAACACCCAATGGGTGTTTTTTGTTTTAGTAATAACTATTTTGTATACGGAGACGGAACTGAATCATCATTTTCATCTCTATCTCCAAAACCTACTTTACCCACGCCGTCTTTTTCAGCCTCAGCAAAAGCCTTCATTAAACCTTCCATGTCGTTAGCTTCTCCATTTTTCATCGCCCTGCAAACAGCACAATCATCACAATCCTCCCAATCATCTTTTTTGTTATTGTTTTTCATATAATTACTAATATTATAAATTTTTAGTTTCCTTAACTTTGACTTCAGCAACCTCTTTAATTTTTTTAATAATTTTTTCTCTATAATTTTTTCCTACAAGATCAAAAACAGCGAGTAAATCTTTATATGTGTTTTTTCCACCAAGAAAATCCCAATATTCTTCTCCTATAAGAAAATCATTTTGATAATCCATCATATTTTGAACTGTAAAACGTGTATAGGGTTCTGGAGCATACGGATTATAAGGAAAAGCTAAAAATACTTTTACCGGTTTTCTTTTTCTGGCTATCCATTCCAACAATTTTGTCTTTGACTTCGTAAAAACATCAATATTAGGCTTCACTGTCTTTATTTCAAAATAAAACTCTTGTCCACTTCTTAACATATAAAAATCAACTATATTCCCCTCTTTTTGGTATTTACCATTATTAGAAGAAGCTTTTAACACTTCCCTTATTTCTTGCTTAATATTAGCCTTTCTCTCTTTATTCCTAAGCTCTGTAATAATAGTTGAAATAATAGATTTTTGATCTTTTGAAAGTACTCCTCCCATACCATAATTTCTAAAGCATTCCTTGGCTGTATTTTTTGCAATAATCACTGAAACATCTTCATATATAGACATACCTAGAGTCGTGGCTATTGAATGTACGAAGGAATAAGCAGCAACTTTTTCACTATCTTGAATTAGGCGGGATAAAAATGGCATAGATGTACTTTCTCTAGCGTATTTCTTTAATTTATTATCTATCTTTTTTTCTAATAAATGTTGTATTTCTTGTTTTTGTTCTTTAGATAAAGCCATAAATTTAAATTGATTTAAAATGAAAAATAATTTCTGAATACGGATTTCGATCACGTTCCGTACGGTTTAATACTGGTCTCTTAAATTGATTTACTATCTTCATACCTGATTTTTTGGCAATTTCTGGATAAAGATTATATTTATCATTTGCTACAAGAAAAATATCAAAATTATCTTTAAGATATTTTTTACAATTATTTAACACAGCTGAAATTCCTTCTACGTAAGATTTGCGGGCTTCTATCCCTTGCCCCTTAAAAAGCGGACCTATTTCTAAATTATCTTTACGTTTAAATCCAAGTAAATCATATGCGTAAGCATGTTGTTCGTGGTAATCAATTTGACCAACGTAAGGTGGTGAGCAAAATATTCCTGCTATTTTTTGCTTTTTTAGAATTTTTGAAAATTCTGGATTATTTTTTTCTACTTTTT
This window encodes:
- a CDS encoding TdeIII family type II restriction endonuclease produces the protein MALSKEQKQEIQHLLEKKIDNKLKKYARESTSMPFLSRLIQDSEKVAAYSFVHSIATTLGMSIYEDVSVIIAKNTAKECFRNYGMGGVLSKDQKSIISTIITELRNKERKANIKQEIREVLKASSNNGKYQKEGNIVDFYMLRSGQEFYFEIKTVKPNIDVFTKSKTKLLEWIARKRKPVKVFLAFPYNPYAPEPYTRFTVQNMMDYQNDFLIGEEYWDFLGGKNTYKDLLAVFDLVGKNYREKIIKKIKEVAEVKVKETKNL